From Deltaproteobacteria bacterium HGW-Deltaproteobacteria-4, one genomic window encodes:
- a CDS encoding thioredoxin, translating into MYHSRFFVGRTVQRFLIPACIILLFLSLAACSKAESPANSPVSKAASGLPRLVDLGADKCVPCVAMAPILAELKKDYTGRFEVEFIDVWKHREEAALYGVQMIPTQIFYDGAGKELHRRSGFIGKEDILATWKKLGYDFSK; encoded by the coding sequence ATGTACCACTCCCGTTTCTTTGTCGGCAGAACCGTTCAGCGCTTCCTCATTCCGGCCTGCATCATTTTACTCTTTCTCTCCTTGGCCGCCTGCAGCAAGGCGGAGAGCCCGGCCAACAGCCCTGTCAGCAAGGCAGCGAGCGGTCTTCCCCGCCTGGTCGATCTCGGGGCTGACAAGTGTGTCCCCTGCGTGGCCATGGCGCCGATTCTGGCCGAGTTGAAAAAAGACTATACTGGACGTTTCGAAGTGGAATTCATCGATGTCTGGAAGCACCGGGAAGAAGCGGCCCTCTATGGAGTACAAATGATTCCGACGCAGATTTTTTATGATGGTGCGGGCAAGGAGCTTCACCGACGGAGCGGTTTCATCGGCAAGGAAGACATCCTTGCCACCTGGAAGAAGCTCGGCTACGATTTTAGCAAGTAG
- a CDS encoding thioredoxin family protein: MKKIQILGSGCAKCQKLMENTKTAAETLGLPYEMEKITAINDIMKFGIMTTPGLAVDGKVLSQGKLLSADEIVKLLR; encoded by the coding sequence ATGAAAAAGATCCAGATCCTCGGCTCCGGCTGTGCCAAGTGCCAAAAATTAATGGAAAATACCAAGACCGCCGCCGAGACTCTCGGCCTTCCCTATGAAATGGAGAAGATCACTGCCATCAATGACATTATGAAATTCGGGATAATGACCACGCCGGGACTGGCAGTGGACGGCAAGGTCTTATCGCAGGGGAAACTCTTGTCTGCCGATGAAATAGTAAAACTGTTGCGCTGA
- a CDS encoding cytochrome C biogenesis protein, whose translation METIFTALNHAVTGAPFVALAAATAWGVLSIVLSPCHLASIPLIVGFIDGQGRMNTGRAFLISSLFSVGILLTIALVGLLTAATGRMLGDVGPWGNWLVALIFFVVGLHLLDLIPLPWAGPSPVGMARKGLMAAFLLGLIFGIALGPCTFAFLAPMLGVTFSLGTDRMLFGAALLLAYGVGHCSVIVLAGTFTGAIQRYLDWTERSKGALLLKKVCGVLVIFGGVWMIYSTP comes from the coding sequence GTGGAAACAATCTTTACCGCTCTCAACCATGCCGTCACCGGCGCACCGTTCGTCGCCTTGGCAGCGGCGACCGCCTGGGGGGTCCTGAGTATCGTCCTTTCCCCCTGTCATCTGGCCAGTATTCCCCTGATTGTCGGCTTCATCGACGGCCAGGGACGGATGAACACCGGCCGAGCCTTCCTCATCTCCTCCCTCTTCTCCGTCGGCATTTTACTGACCATCGCCTTGGTCGGCCTGCTCACGGCCGCCACCGGGCGGATGCTCGGGGATGTCGGTCCCTGGGGAAACTGGCTAGTGGCGCTGATCTTCTTTGTCGTCGGCCTGCATCTGCTCGACCTGATCCCCCTCCCCTGGGCAGGGCCAAGTCCGGTCGGCATGGCGCGCAAAGGCCTGATGGCCGCCTTTCTTCTCGGCCTTATCTTCGGCATTGCTCTCGGGCCCTGTACCTTTGCCTTTCTGGCACCGATGTTGGGGGTCACTTTCAGTCTGGGCACCGACCGCATGCTCTTCGGCGCGGCACTGCTGCTCGCCTACGGCGTCGGTCATTGCTCCGTTATCGTCCTGGCCGGTACTTTCACTGGAGCGATTCAGCGTTATCTTGACTGGACAGAGCGTTCCAAGGGGGCGCTGCTACTGAAAAAGGTCTGTGGTGTATTGGTGATCTTCGGCGGGGTGTGGATGATTTACTCAACCCCTTGA